A stretch of DNA from Desulfovibrio gilichinskyi:
GAACTTCTCCTTGTTTCAGGGAATTGATTTTACCTAGTTCTAAAAGAGGGTTTGGCTGTATCTGGGATAATTCAGTTAAGCCCATTTCATTAACTATACCGTTTTTCTGCACAAGGACGACAGGCTGTCCTCCTGAGGCGGGGAGATAAGCAAGCTCAAAATAGTTGTTACCGCCAGCCCGCATGTGTCTTTTCATCATATCCCGCAAGGATTTTGGCTGCATATCGCCTTGCGCAATGAAAAGCAGATCTGTTTTGCATCTTTCCATGTATTGCTCGACTTCATGAACAATGCCTAAAGTGTGAACTTTGACTGTTCGAGTCAGGGCAATGTGAATATACTCATCAGCAACACGATAAGATGTATATCCCGCGAATAGAAGAATTGCTAGAATGGAGGGAAGGAGAGTGAGCAATAACTTGCCCCTGAGCCCTAGTTTCCTAGATATTTTGCTTGTGATGTTTCGCAAGCCTTCCTTCTTGGAATTTTTATCTGAAAAGGATTCAGCCATGCCGCTCTCCTAGAGTTCTGATCATTTTACGGTAGATAGTTCAAAATTTCACTATCTTTTGCGATATGTCTCTTTACTTTATTTTGTCAATAACTTTTTGGCATAAGCCTTGCTTAATATGTCTATTATGCGTGTGGTGTAAGCATGTTTTTTATTTGATAATATAGTACCTTGTAATTTTTTGGTAGTAATAAAAAAATACGGCAATTTCGTGCAAAAGGACAAAGTAATGAAAAAACTGATTGACTGCAGAGTTCATAAGCTCCTTCTCATTTCCATGATTGTTGTTCCGGCAATACCACTTCTTCTGGCGATGTTTATCGGATATTATTCATACTCAAAAACAACGGAAAAGCTGGTTGTAAGTGCTATTCGACAATCTGCGATAGATCACCGGGATATAATTTCGGCATTCCTGAAAGAACGGCAGACTGATCTGCAGTCATATCTGAATTTAATCCCTGCTGATCATTTGCAATGGGGAATGGATCATGGCGACATCGCTTTGATGTTTAAAAATGCAGGAGGTGTCTTTCAGGATTTAGGTTTGATTGCCCCTGATGGGGTACAGATCTCATATTCAGGAGCATATGAATTGACTGAAAAAAACTATCTTGATGCACCTTGGTATCAAGATACAATAAAAAACGGTTATCATGTAAGCGATGTTTTTTTGGGATACCGCAACGTTCCGCATTTTGTTGTTGCGGTTACGCGGATTATCGATGGGAAGCCGTGGGTGCTGCGCGGTACGATTAATTCGGATATTTTTAGAAAGCTTGTTGATGGCGTAAAGCTTGGAGATACCGGTGAGGCATATATTGTCAGTCAGGACGGTAAGTTTCAGACTGCGCGCAGATCCGGCGGCGGACTTCTCGAGAATGATTTATTTAATTATCCTTATCAGAAAAAAAATATAATTACGTTTCTTGGAAATGATGACGGGGTTGACTATTTGCTTGCGTCCGCCCTCATGAATGACGGCAAGTGGCGGCTTATTGTGCGGCAAAAGAGAGCAGATGCTTTCCGGTCAACAAATATTGCAGGATATACAATTCTTCTTGTTCTGCTTTGCGGCGGGGCTGTGATTGTTGTTCTGGCTCTTTTTACCAGCCGTAAAATTTATGAAACTCTTGAGCGGCAGGCTGAAGCTGTCTGTACTTTAGAAAATCAGCTTATGCGTGCTGCAAGGCTTGCAGAGCTCGGTGAAATGTCGGCAGGATTTGCGCATGAAATAAATAACCCGCTTCAGATAATGAAGAGCGATCTGGCATTATTGGAATTGGTTCTTGAGGATGCATTACCAAGTAACTGTGAACCTGCAGTACGTGATGAGGTTAAGGATATTTCGGATCAGCTAAAATTGCAGATAGACCGTTGCGCCGGCATAACACGTGAAATCTTAAATTTCGGACGGAGCAGTAAGCCGGAATTACAGAAGATTGATCTTTCCGTTTATTTACCGGGAGTGGGGGCCATGGTTGAAAAGAAAGCCACCGTTCATGGAGTAGAAATGGGGTGCGAAATCAGTCCTGAAACCCCTCAGATTGAGGCTGACCCCAGACAATTACAACAGGTAATGGTTAATCTGCTGAACAATGCAATTTATGCAGTGATTGACCGTCATGGTTCTGAAGGCGGAAAAGTAAAGGTTGATGCTACTCTCGGTGCTGACGGAAGTGCTGTAATAAAAGTTGCTGATAACGGAACGGGCATAAGTCCTGACAATCTGACTAAAATTTTTGTTCCTTTCTTTTCAACAAAAGCACCGGGGCAGGGGACTGGGCTTGGTCTGTCTGTCTGCCATACAATAATAAGCACGCTTGGCGGCGACCTTGCTGTTGAAAGTGTTAAGAATGAAGGTACTGTTTTTACTATTACTCTACCCGGACTTAAAACTAATTCTTAACTCTAAACAGTTCGTATAAATATTTATGAGTTTAAAGTTCATAAACTTACGCTGATTACAATATTGATTCTTTTGAAAATCCTTCTTGATCCGCACACGCGTGCTGAGCAAGAAGGATTTTTTTGCTCTATTAATAAATCACGCAATAGTGTTTTGCGTGATTTAACCTTTTTATTACATATAGTTACGCTTGGCA
This window harbors:
- a CDS encoding sensor histidine kinase, whose protein sequence is MKKLIDCRVHKLLLISMIVVPAIPLLLAMFIGYYSYSKTTEKLVVSAIRQSAIDHRDIISAFLKERQTDLQSYLNLIPADHLQWGMDHGDIALMFKNAGGVFQDLGLIAPDGVQISYSGAYELTEKNYLDAPWYQDTIKNGYHVSDVFLGYRNVPHFVVAVTRIIDGKPWVLRGTINSDIFRKLVDGVKLGDTGEAYIVSQDGKFQTARRSGGGLLENDLFNYPYQKKNIITFLGNDDGVDYLLASALMNDGKWRLIVRQKRADAFRSTNIAGYTILLVLLCGGAVIVVLALFTSRKIYETLERQAEAVCTLENQLMRAARLAELGEMSAGFAHEINNPLQIMKSDLALLELVLEDALPSNCEPAVRDEVKDISDQLKLQIDRCAGITREILNFGRSSKPELQKIDLSVYLPGVGAMVEKKATVHGVEMGCEISPETPQIEADPRQLQQVMVNLLNNAIYAVIDRHGSEGGKVKVDATLGADGSAVIKVADNGTGISPDNLTKIFVPFFSTKAPGQGTGLGLSVCHTIISTLGGDLAVESVKNEGTVFTITLPGLKTNS